In Brevibacillus sp. DP1.3A, a single window of DNA contains:
- a CDS encoding head maturation protease, ClpP-related, protein MTKPNKFWDLRSAKDEKSADLFIYGAIVSGYKWNEADITITEFTQAMDNLPKSVKTLNMYVNSPGGSVFTTIAMMNQLERKRSSLTINAYVDGVAASAASFLIMKADNIYMYKNTFLMIHKPMISLWGANAVDCREQADWLDKTELKTCRPAYLSKGTVLLTEDKVSELLDGKDNWLDADEAAELFNITVLEEEKDAVACADMELLQSYNGIPAQLLNPHQSSKTSSLNMTEREKIAVEAKAGATYIETILGGIYQ, encoded by the coding sequence GTGACAAAACCGAATAAATTTTGGGATTTACGGTCCGCAAAAGACGAGAAGTCAGCGGATCTTTTTATTTATGGAGCGATCGTCAGCGGATACAAATGGAACGAAGCGGACATCACGATCACCGAGTTTACTCAGGCAATGGATAACCTTCCGAAGAGCGTTAAAACATTGAACATGTATGTCAATTCTCCAGGCGGATCGGTGTTTACGACTATCGCCATGATGAATCAGCTAGAACGCAAAAGATCCAGTTTAACGATCAACGCTTATGTAGACGGTGTGGCAGCAAGTGCCGCCTCTTTTCTGATCATGAAGGCAGACAACATCTACATGTACAAAAACACCTTCTTGATGATCCACAAGCCAATGATTAGTTTGTGGGGTGCAAACGCTGTGGATTGCCGCGAACAAGCAGATTGGTTAGACAAAACCGAGTTGAAGACTTGCAGGCCAGCGTACCTTTCCAAAGGAACAGTGCTTTTAACAGAGGACAAGGTGAGTGAGTTGCTAGACGGTAAAGACAACTGGCTGGATGCAGATGAAGCGGCTGAATTGTTTAACATTACCGTTTTGGAAGAAGAAAAAGACGCGGTCGCATGTGCAGATATGGAATTACTCCAAAGTTATAACGGCATACCTGCACAACTTTTAAACCCTCATCAATCATCAAAGACGAGTTCCTTAAACATGACAGAGCGCGAGAAAATAGCGGTCGAAGCTAAAGCGGGCGCAACCTACATCGAAACCATTTTAGGAGGAATCTATCAATGA
- a CDS encoding phage major capsid protein has product MKKTLYELKQNLVTIGQQLQKTEYDLAAKAIDPSASMEEIQTLQRSKEDLKTRFDVVKQQHDTLEAEQLAKLHTDKNLQALTDPAQQKMAAKAELVRGTIRQQAVSTEALQILGDKNNTGGEKFLPKTMTNDLLHEPFVKNPLRGNSTVTSVTNLEIPKITFTLDDDNFIADTETAKELKADGDVVSFGRFKFKVKVPISETILAATDTNLVQTVDQALESGLAAKEKKVAFTKTPKTGEEHMSFYSTVNGIKEVTAANKFKSIKLAIADLHEDYRENAKIVMTFADYMEIVETLANGNATLYSAQPEQILGKPAIFCDSATDPIVGDFRFSHFNFDPQMIYDRDKDVNTGVELFVLTAWFDHKIKLKSAFRIAKVVAIP; this is encoded by the coding sequence ATGAAAAAAACACTTTACGAATTGAAGCAAAATCTCGTAACGATCGGACAGCAACTGCAAAAGACTGAATATGATTTGGCAGCAAAGGCGATCGATCCTTCTGCATCTATGGAAGAAATCCAAACGCTTCAGAGATCAAAAGAAGACTTGAAAACTCGCTTTGATGTTGTAAAACAGCAGCATGATACGTTAGAAGCTGAACAGTTGGCCAAACTTCACACAGACAAAAATCTTCAAGCACTTACCGATCCGGCTCAACAAAAAATGGCTGCCAAGGCAGAATTAGTCCGTGGGACTATTCGTCAACAAGCAGTATCAACTGAAGCATTGCAAATACTTGGTGACAAAAACAACACTGGCGGCGAGAAATTCTTGCCAAAGACGATGACAAATGATCTTCTTCACGAACCGTTTGTAAAGAATCCTTTACGTGGTAACTCTACGGTAACCAGCGTGACCAATCTTGAGATTCCAAAAATCACCTTCACCTTGGATGACGATAACTTTATTGCGGATACAGAAACAGCAAAGGAATTGAAAGCCGATGGTGATGTTGTGAGTTTCGGTCGTTTCAAGTTCAAGGTGAAGGTACCTATTTCAGAAACTATCTTGGCAGCAACCGATACGAATCTTGTTCAAACTGTAGACCAAGCCCTAGAAAGTGGACTAGCGGCAAAGGAAAAGAAAGTCGCTTTTACAAAAACCCCAAAAACCGGTGAAGAACACATGTCTTTTTACTCAACTGTAAACGGGATCAAGGAAGTAACAGCTGCGAACAAATTCAAATCAATCAAACTAGCCATTGCAGATCTGCATGAAGATTACCGAGAAAACGCGAAGATCGTTATGACATTTGCGGATTACATGGAAATTGTGGAGACTTTGGCGAACGGCAATGCCACACTTTACAGTGCACAACCGGAACAGATTCTTGGCAAACCAGCTATCTTCTGCGATTCGGCAACCGACCCGATCGTTGGCGACTTCCGATTCTCTCACTTTAACTTCGATCCTCAGATGATCTATGATCGTGATAAAGACGTAAATACAGGCGTAGAACTGTTTGTGTTGACTGCCTGGTTTGACCATAAAATCAAACTGAAGTCAGCTTTCCGTATCGCCAAAGTTGTAGCCATTCCCTAA
- a CDS encoding head-tail connector protein: MPTLEELKTYLRIDGSEDDSILALLMGAAREYLTNAGVLEPPPEKPSTQYKLALMLYVALHYENRDPSEKVDGFNSALQSIILQLKAG; the protein is encoded by the coding sequence GTGCCTACGCTTGAAGAACTGAAAACGTATCTAAGAATCGATGGAAGCGAGGATGATAGTATCCTCGCTCTGTTGATGGGCGCAGCAAGAGAATATCTGACCAATGCTGGAGTTCTGGAGCCACCACCAGAAAAACCATCCACTCAATACAAATTAGCGTTGATGCTGTACGTAGCGCTGCACTATGAAAACCGTGACCCGTCAGAGAAGGTAGACGGGTTCAATTCTGCTCTCCAAAGCATCATTCTACAGCTTAAAGCGGGGTGA
- a CDS encoding phage head closure protein, which translates to MASKSLVNRLNKRITIRKQTWIENSMKEKKQSWIDYASVWAAIEPLRGQESLIAQKSESTVTTRIRIRFREGIEPSMMIDYHGVSFEIMYIIHPDFNKRELQLMCKERR; encoded by the coding sequence ATGGCAAGCAAGAGCCTAGTAAATCGACTAAATAAACGGATCACCATTCGCAAACAGACATGGATAGAGAACAGCATGAAAGAAAAGAAGCAATCCTGGATCGATTATGCTTCGGTATGGGCGGCAATAGAACCACTCCGTGGACAAGAATCCCTCATCGCGCAGAAAAGTGAGTCGACGGTTACCACGCGCATACGGATTCGCTTTCGAGAAGGAATTGAGCCTTCGATGATGATTGACTATCACGGAGTCTCGTTTGAGATCATGTACATTATCCATCCTGATTTCAACAAGCGGGAGCTGCAGCTGATGTGCAAGGAGAGACGATGA
- a CDS encoding DUF6838 family protein yields MLTRVQINTAINEKLNAEFPSIPIQSSDVEEGFDRPSFFVTLETNSGDGGQFSTERDMTCRILFFPTSRYDYKEEAYAVQDRLEKLFSLNFAVADRVFTIDDYSTRIFDKVVHYDFDFTFFDDPAVDPCAGENSEKMQELKIRG; encoded by the coding sequence ATGTTGACGCGCGTTCAGATAAACACGGCCATTAACGAGAAGCTCAATGCGGAGTTTCCGAGCATCCCAATCCAAAGTAGTGACGTTGAAGAAGGGTTTGACCGCCCTTCTTTTTTCGTGACACTGGAGACGAATAGTGGAGACGGCGGGCAATTCAGTACAGAGCGGGACATGACATGCCGCATACTCTTTTTCCCGACCAGTCGATACGATTACAAGGAAGAGGCATACGCGGTACAGGATCGGCTTGAAAAACTGTTCAGTTTGAATTTTGCCGTAGCTGATCGCGTTTTTACGATCGACGATTATTCCACTCGCATCTTCGATAAAGTGGTACATTACGATTTTGATTTTACATTCTTTGACGATCCGGCAGTTGATCCATGCGCAGGAGAGAACTCAGAGAAGATGCAGGAGTTGAAGATCCGTGGCTGA
- a CDS encoding HK97 gp10 family phage protein yields MADFDVDDKDIDTFHRDLDNLAKHFPKEARRLMMRSGNHARKIVLRKAKQSVVEDTGNYFKSIKRGKVWVKGKEYKVRTYSRSPHAHLLEYGHRMVGPEPDKKELGYVLGFNIFDKAGKEINHDWNKILDEELYKILKKL; encoded by the coding sequence GTGGCTGACTTCGATGTGGACGACAAGGATATCGATACATTTCACCGCGATCTTGATAATTTGGCGAAGCACTTTCCAAAGGAAGCCAGAAGGCTCATGATGCGATCTGGTAACCATGCTCGAAAGATTGTTCTACGCAAGGCAAAGCAATCGGTTGTTGAAGACACGGGAAACTATTTTAAATCCATCAAGCGAGGCAAAGTGTGGGTGAAAGGAAAGGAGTACAAAGTACGAACCTATTCTCGATCACCACACGCCCACTTACTGGAGTATGGCCATCGAATGGTCGGGCCTGAACCAGACAAGAAAGAACTAGGTTACGTTCTTGGATTCAACATCTTCGACAAAGCAGGCAAGGAAATAAACCATGATTGGAACAAGATTCTTGATGAAGAGTTGTACAAGATTTTGAAAAAACTATAG
- a CDS encoding phage tail sheath subtilisin-like domain-containing protein, with translation MGLPEISIVFSSLSVSAVQRSQRGIVALILKDDTVPTSTTKEYRSVSDIVADEWTPVNLDYIKKAFLGVPSKIIVEKIATTNSDYASALKRLAGKRWDYLAVPGIEVAAVTDIATQLKTWRDVNKKKFKAVLPNVTGDHEGIIDFATGGIVVGTKTYSASEYTARIAGILAGMPLTRSATFYELPEVEAIEESETPDADIDAGKLILINDGEKIKIARGVNSLTTTSPTKGPDFKKIKIIEGHDLVKEDITRTFNEEYAGKVNNSYDNQVLLITAINAYLRGLQGEVLDPSATNAMGVDIEAQRQAWESVGTDTSGWDDQKVKTSSFQDDVFLAGGLKFLDAVEDLKMAVQV, from the coding sequence ATGGGGCTACCTGAGATTTCTATTGTATTTTCCTCGCTATCTGTCTCGGCTGTTCAAAGGAGCCAGCGGGGCATTGTGGCGTTGATTCTGAAAGATGATACAGTTCCTACTTCTACCACAAAGGAATACCGATCTGTTTCGGACATTGTTGCCGATGAATGGACACCCGTGAATTTGGACTACATCAAAAAAGCATTTTTAGGTGTACCATCCAAAATCATTGTGGAGAAGATCGCCACAACCAATTCGGATTATGCAAGTGCTCTGAAACGACTGGCGGGCAAACGATGGGATTACCTGGCTGTTCCAGGAATCGAAGTTGCTGCTGTAACTGACATTGCCACGCAATTAAAGACGTGGCGCGATGTTAACAAAAAGAAGTTCAAGGCAGTGTTGCCAAACGTAACAGGCGATCACGAAGGGATTATCGATTTCGCAACCGGAGGCATTGTTGTCGGCACGAAAACCTATTCAGCATCGGAGTACACGGCACGGATCGCTGGAATTTTGGCAGGGATGCCGCTTACACGTAGCGCAACTTTTTACGAGTTGCCAGAGGTTGAGGCGATTGAGGAAAGCGAAACGCCAGATGCGGACATTGATGCTGGAAAGCTGATCCTCATTAACGATGGGGAGAAAATCAAGATTGCCCGCGGCGTGAACTCGTTGACTACCACATCCCCAACGAAAGGCCCTGATTTCAAGAAAATCAAAATCATCGAAGGGCATGACCTGGTAAAAGAAGATATTACTCGCACCTTTAATGAGGAGTATGCCGGGAAAGTAAACAACAGCTATGACAATCAGGTGTTGCTGATCACGGCTATCAACGCATACCTTCGTGGGCTACAGGGTGAAGTATTGGACCCAAGCGCAACGAATGCAATGGGAGTAGATATCGAAGCCCAGCGGCAAGCGTGGGAATCGGTCGGCACTGACACGAGCGGGTGGGATGATCAAAAGGTCAAGACATCGAGTTTTCAAGACGATGTGTTTTTGGCTGGAGGATTGAAGTTCCTGGATGCCGTTGAGGACTTAAAAATGGCGGTTCAAGTTTAA
- a CDS encoding phage tail tube protein — MVRQSPSKIINGTYGRVWVDGELWAEVDSFEAKITINYEDVNFAGEGATFKKALGWTGEGSMTIKKIYSRVQKKMAADVRKGIYPRFEVVGKVEDPEAYGAERVAIHDVTITEFMLLKFEQKTTGSEEVPFSFSDYDPIDLIPA, encoded by the coding sequence ATGGTGAGACAAAGCCCTTCTAAGATCATAAACGGGACGTATGGACGCGTTTGGGTAGACGGCGAATTGTGGGCAGAAGTAGATAGCTTTGAAGCAAAGATTACGATCAACTACGAGGACGTCAACTTTGCTGGAGAGGGAGCGACTTTCAAAAAGGCATTGGGATGGACTGGTGAAGGCTCCATGACAATCAAGAAAATCTATTCACGCGTTCAAAAGAAAATGGCAGCTGACGTTCGAAAAGGAATTTATCCGCGTTTTGAAGTAGTCGGGAAAGTGGAGGACCCAGAGGCATATGGTGCTGAACGAGTAGCGATACATGATGTGACGATCACTGAGTTTATGCTACTGAAATTTGAGCAAAAAACGACTGGAAGTGAGGAAGTACCTTTCTCATTTAGCGACTATGATCCAATCGATTTGATTCCAGCATAA
- a CDS encoding tape measure protein, whose translation MGVETWSAIKSGAAMAAIAMGAAATAMVGIGVKANATAETAERSFGILLKSAEDAKKMVKDLQVLAETSPFDFEGMQQSAKTLLGMGFAGSQVIPMLQRLGDTVAAVGGNTDQLKGIALAIGQIQTKGKVSAEEMNQLAERGVAGWDLLSQELGKSKVELMKMAENGELFADKALPAIMTGLDKRFGGSMKSMSDTFEYTLANIKESGTRMLAGMTSPLFLALKEDLRGIQAFLSSDSAATWGASFSQGLITAYNTAKATFGVISDIASFVSSNWSIIGPVVYGVAGSLVVYKIAVAAATLTTALFGKESSFAAIRTGLMGTAALVTSGQIGIMRAAQMGLNVVMAANPIGFVITLLGLLVTAGIYVVQNWDTVKQAAKELWNVVVDYAEQGVNNWIGLANTLLSAYDFAWKGIGFGAAQMWNGIVSAAEWGAKNMLAPINAALEAVGGQRIDVNFGAAQFDAKMPKWETKSIIPQVDFSAAKANTGFQDDLNQTRKEQREASGQRDKQLADALNANTNALSFNTDATAGNTKATDKNTKATLRDNLSPVDLADSLLGRIERHMWST comes from the coding sequence GTGGGTGTTGAAACTTGGTCAGCTATTAAATCAGGCGCAGCCATGGCAGCTATTGCGATGGGCGCTGCAGCGACAGCCATGGTTGGTATCGGTGTGAAAGCCAATGCGACAGCTGAGACGGCGGAACGATCCTTTGGCATCCTGTTAAAATCTGCGGAAGATGCAAAGAAGATGGTGAAGGATTTACAAGTATTAGCTGAGACATCCCCGTTTGACTTCGAGGGCATGCAGCAATCAGCGAAAACCTTGCTGGGCATGGGTTTTGCTGGTAGCCAGGTTATCCCGATGTTACAGCGACTTGGTGACACCGTAGCGGCAGTGGGAGGAAATACAGATCAGTTAAAAGGAATTGCTTTGGCGATCGGTCAAATCCAAACCAAAGGAAAAGTATCCGCCGAGGAAATGAACCAGTTAGCGGAACGCGGTGTCGCTGGATGGGATCTGTTGTCACAGGAGTTAGGGAAATCAAAAGTCGAGCTAATGAAGATGGCCGAAAACGGAGAGCTTTTTGCGGACAAGGCACTGCCGGCCATCATGACTGGTTTGGATAAACGTTTTGGCGGCTCCATGAAATCCATGTCAGACACTTTCGAATACACCCTCGCCAATATCAAAGAGTCAGGAACACGAATGCTGGCTGGAATGACGTCTCCTTTGTTTTTAGCTCTCAAGGAAGACCTGAGAGGAATACAGGCGTTTCTATCCAGCGACAGCGCGGCGACATGGGGCGCCAGTTTCTCGCAAGGACTGATTACAGCCTACAATACGGCAAAGGCAACGTTCGGTGTGATAAGCGACATCGCATCTTTCGTTTCAAGTAACTGGTCAATCATCGGGCCAGTTGTCTACGGGGTTGCTGGATCGCTTGTGGTCTATAAGATTGCTGTTGCAGCCGCGACACTCACCACAGCGTTATTTGGCAAAGAATCATCCTTTGCTGCCATTAGAACAGGATTAATGGGCACAGCGGCGCTGGTTACGTCTGGGCAGATCGGGATAATGCGAGCTGCTCAAATGGGGCTGAATGTTGTTATGGCTGCCAACCCAATCGGATTCGTGATTACTCTACTCGGTCTACTTGTTACTGCAGGTATTTACGTTGTTCAGAATTGGGATACCGTTAAGCAAGCTGCAAAAGAACTTTGGAATGTAGTCGTGGACTACGCAGAACAGGGTGTAAATAATTGGATTGGCCTAGCCAACACTCTTTTAAGTGCATACGATTTTGCATGGAAAGGCATTGGGTTTGGAGCTGCACAGATGTGGAATGGGATTGTTTCTGCTGCTGAATGGGGCGCTAAAAATATGTTGGCTCCGATCAACGCAGCTTTGGAAGCAGTCGGTGGGCAACGAATCGACGTCAATTTTGGTGCTGCTCAATTCGATGCGAAGATGCCGAAATGGGAAACAAAGAGTATCATTCCCCAGGTTGATTTTTCAGCTGCAAAAGCAAATACCGGATTCCAAGATGACCTGAACCAAACTAGGAAAGAGCAGCGCGAGGCAAGCGGCCAACGTGACAAGCAACTGGCGGACGCGCTGAATGCAAATACGAATGCTTTATCGTTTAACACTGATGCTACAGCCGGAAATACCAAGGCAACAGACAAGAATACAAAGGCGACGTTACGTGATAATTTAAGCCCAGTAGATTTGGCAGACAGCTTACTGGGACGAATTGAGCGTCATATGTGGAGTACGTAG
- a CDS encoding DUF2577 domain-containing protein has protein sequence MDLLAEMIVNMYKENRNPPSTAPRVGTVVSVNPLKIQYGESVILERRHLVIGESLMPGYKRTIELTELQMSGLDEKYPAKISFYRSSGDIQERITKLAIPITDNPDSQENKIKSTITYTDGLEVGDQVILQPDESLKLWFVKDRVWKEPDE, from the coding sequence ATGGATCTCCTCGCTGAAATGATTGTCAATATGTACAAGGAAAACCGCAACCCACCGAGTACGGCTCCGCGAGTCGGGACGGTTGTTTCTGTAAATCCTCTCAAAATTCAGTACGGTGAAAGCGTCATTTTAGAGAGGCGGCACCTGGTTATTGGAGAAAGTCTCATGCCTGGCTATAAACGGACCATTGAACTGACTGAGCTGCAAATGTCTGGGCTAGACGAGAAGTACCCAGCAAAGATTTCGTTTTATCGAAGCAGCGGGGATATACAGGAGCGCATCACAAAGTTGGCCATTCCTATCACAGATAATCCTGACAGTCAGGAAAATAAGATCAAGTCAACCATAACGTATACCGATGGGCTGGAAGTAGGCGACCAAGTGATTCTGCAGCCAGATGAATCGCTAAAACTGTGGTTTGTCAAAGATCGTGTATGGAAGGAGCCAGACGAATGA
- a CDS encoding DUF2634 domain-containing protein: protein MTLPQITQLDLPQAQITQQMKTQNVHKTFLWDFETGDFVLKDGKLIEVTGLEYLKVWIEKILRTVKGTLIYAGTDYGSEHHSLIGQNFHPDFSRSEYERMITEALLQNDAITQVDNFSFTQTGSRLVISVEVSSIYGTAERTVTL, encoded by the coding sequence ATGACGCTACCACAGATAACTCAGTTGGATTTACCCCAAGCCCAGATCACTCAGCAGATGAAGACCCAGAACGTCCATAAAACTTTTCTGTGGGATTTTGAAACAGGTGATTTCGTTTTGAAAGATGGGAAACTGATCGAGGTAACTGGATTGGAATACCTCAAAGTGTGGATAGAGAAAATACTCCGAACCGTTAAGGGGACGTTGATCTACGCTGGAACTGACTATGGTAGCGAGCACCATTCGTTGATCGGCCAGAATTTTCACCCTGATTTTTCTCGGTCTGAATATGAACGGATGATAACGGAGGCTTTGCTGCAAAATGACGCGATTACGCAGGTGGACAACTTCTCGTTTACGCAGACAGGCTCCCGATTGGTAATCAGCGTTGAAGTGTCTAGTATTTATGGTACTGCAGAAAGGACGGTGACCCTATAG